One genomic segment of Oikeobacillus pervagus includes these proteins:
- a CDS encoding diaminopimelate dehydrogenase, with product MENKIRVGIVGYGNLGRGVESAIKQNDDMSLVAIFSRRDPASVAVNDPEVKVLHISAAEEYVNEIDVMILCGGSATDLPEQGPLFAKLFNTIDSFDTHAKITEYFETVDQSATAGGKTSIISVGWDPGLFSINRLMGEAILPEGGTYTFWGKGLSQGHSDAIRRIKGVKGGVQYTIPVEEAIERVRNGENPELSTKEKHSRECFVVAEEGADLAKIEQEIKTMPNYFADYDTTVHFISEEELAKNHSKMPHGGFVIRSGKTGVDNNQIIEFSLKLDSNPEFTSSVLVAYARAAVRMNKEGQAGAKSVFDVPPAYLSKKSAAQLRKELL from the coding sequence ATGGAAAACAAGATTAGAGTAGGAATCGTCGGTTACGGTAATTTAGGAAGAGGAGTAGAATCGGCGATAAAACAAAATGATGATATGAGCTTAGTCGCTATTTTTTCCCGGAGAGATCCTGCGAGTGTTGCAGTGAATGATCCTGAAGTCAAGGTTTTACATATTTCGGCAGCGGAAGAGTATGTCAATGAGATTGACGTGATGATTTTATGCGGGGGCTCTGCTACAGATCTTCCTGAACAAGGCCCATTATTTGCTAAGCTGTTTAATACGATTGATAGTTTTGATACACATGCTAAAATCACTGAGTACTTTGAAACAGTTGACCAATCTGCGACTGCAGGAGGGAAAACAAGCATTATTTCTGTTGGATGGGACCCAGGTTTGTTCTCTATTAATAGATTGATGGGGGAAGCGATTTTACCAGAAGGCGGAACATATACGTTCTGGGGAAAAGGCTTAAGCCAAGGGCATTCTGACGCTATCCGTAGAATTAAAGGAGTAAAAGGCGGGGTTCAATATACAATTCCTGTTGAAGAAGCGATTGAACGAGTAAGAAATGGCGAGAATCCAGAACTATCAACGAAGGAAAAACATTCTCGTGAATGCTTCGTTGTCGCTGAAGAAGGAGCAGACCTTGCTAAAATTGAACAAGAAATTAAAACGATGCCAAACTATTTTGCCGATTATGATACAACTGTTCATTTTATTTCGGAAGAAGAACTGGCTAAAAATCACTCCAAAATGCCACACGGAGGATTTGTAATTCGAAGTGGCAAAACAGGTGTGGATAATAATCAAATCATAGAATTTTCGTTAAAACTTGATAGTAACCCAGAATTCACCTCAAGCGTACTCGTAGCTTATGCGCGCGCAGCTGTGCGAATGAATAAAGAAGGACAAGCAGGTGCAAAATCTGTTTTTGATGTACCACCAGCTTATTTATCAAAAAAATCAGCAGCCCAGTTACGTAAAGAATTATTATAA
- a CDS encoding MerR family transcriptional regulator encodes MTMKVKEVADLVGISVRTLHHYDEIGLLTPEETTESGYRLYSEGNIETLQQILFFKELGFPLKQIKEIINSPSFDRNEALQMHRKMLLEKRKRLDQMIQTVEKTIQHMKGEIQMTNKEKFEGFDFSHNPYEQEARERWGNQAVEKANKKLADMSKEERSNFEETFNSIYRKLAEIRHMAPESKEAQVGIQEWYEFLNKMGHYSLDAFKGLGQMYVDDERFTKNIDQFGEGLAQFMCKAMAVFAEKNKA; translated from the coding sequence GTGACAATGAAAGTGAAAGAGGTAGCAGATCTAGTCGGAATTAGTGTGCGCACATTACATCATTATGATGAAATCGGGCTATTGACCCCAGAGGAAACAACGGAATCTGGATATCGTTTATATTCTGAAGGCAATATTGAGACTTTGCAGCAAATCTTATTTTTTAAAGAACTGGGCTTCCCTTTAAAACAAATTAAAGAAATCATAAATAGTCCTTCTTTTGATCGAAATGAGGCATTACAAATGCATCGAAAAATGTTGCTAGAAAAACGTAAACGATTAGATCAGATGATTCAGACTGTAGAGAAAACGATTCAACATATGAAAGGGGAAATTCAAATGACTAACAAGGAAAAATTCGAAGGGTTTGATTTTAGCCATAATCCGTATGAACAAGAAGCACGTGAACGTTGGGGAAATCAAGCAGTTGAGAAAGCTAATAAAAAGCTTGCCGATATGTCGAAGGAAGAACGAAGCAACTTCGAGGAAACTTTTAATTCTATTTACAGAAAACTAGCAGAGATCCGCCACATGGCTCCCGAATCGAAAGAAGCACAAGTGGGCATCCAAGAATGGTATGAATTTCTAAACAAAATGGGCCATTACTCACTCGATGCATTCAAAGGCCTTGGCCAAATGTATGTAGACGATGAGCGATTTACGAAAAATATTGATCAATTTGGGGAAGGTCTAGCACAATTTATGTGCAAAGCCATGGCTGTTTTTGCAGAGAAAAATAAAGCATAG